The following proteins are encoded in a genomic region of Corylus avellana chromosome ca4, CavTom2PMs-1.0:
- the LOC132177173 gene encoding methylthioribose kinase-like isoform X3 — translation MATSISSTSLSPWAALSSSSSMYLDPSMSYGLALGCVILQALPYIRCIGESWPMTKERAYFEALALREHGRFSPEHVPEVYHFDRTMSLIGMRYLEPPHIILRKGLIAGTEYPLLTEHISEYMARTLYFTSLLYRSTTEHKRAVAEFCGNVELCRLTEQVVFSDPYKVSQYNRCTSPYLDRDAEAVREDNVLKLEVAELKSKFCERSQALIHGDLHTGSVMVTHESTQVIDPEFAFYGPMGFDIGAFLGNLILAFFAQDGHANQVNDRKTYKEWILRTIEETWNLFHKKLIALWDEHKDGSGEAYLPAIYNNPELQRLVQKKFMEDLFHDTLGFGAAKMIRRIVGVAHVEDFESITDASKRAECERRALEMAKLLLKERRKFQAITEVVLAIRKLQ, via the exons ATGGCAACCTCAATTTCGTCTACATCGTTGTCGCCCTGGGCGGCTCTTTCGTCATCAAGCAG TATGTACCTGGACCCTTCCATGAGTTACGGTTTAGCACTTGGTTGTGTGATTCTTCAGGCCCTCCCATACATACGATGTATAGGGGAATCTTGGCCGATGACAAAGGAACGGGCATATTTTGAGGCACTGGCACTGAGAGAGCATGGTCGATTTAGTCCTGAGCATGTGCCTGAAGTTTATCATTTTGATCGTACTATGTCTTTGATTGGCATGCGGTACTTGGAGCCTCCACATATAATTCTGAGAAAAGGGTTGATTGCTGGGACCGAGTACCCCTTGTTGACAGAACACATCTCGGAATACATGGCAAGGACTCTTTATTTTACATCCCTCCTTTACCGTTCCACCACGGAGCACAAACGTGCTG TTGCTGAATTTTGTGGGAACGTAGAGTTATGCAGGCTCACTGAGCAGGTTGTTTTTTCTGACCCTTACAAGGTTTCTCAATACAACCGTTGCACTTCCCCTTATCTTGATCGTGATGCTGAGGCTGTTCGGGAGGATAATGTTTTGAAGCTTGAAGTTGCTGAGTTGAAATCTAA GTTCTGTGAAAGATCTCAGGCTCTTATACATGGTGATCTCCACACTGGTTCTGTCATGGTTACTCATGAGTCAACTCAAGTTATAGATCCAGAATTTGCATTTTATGGGCCTATGGGTTTTGACATTGGAGCATTTCTTGGAAACttgattttggcattttttgCACAAGATGGACATGCTAATCAAGTAAATGACAGAAAA ACATATAAGGAGTGGATTTTGAGGACAATTGAAGAGACATGGAATCTTTTCCACAAGAAGTTGATTGCACTTTGGGATGAGCACAAGGATGGTTCTGGTGAGGCATATCTTCCCGCAATATATAACAATCCTGAGCTTCAGCGGCTTGTACAAAAGAAATTTATGGAGGATTTGTTCCATGACACCCTTGGATTTGGTGCTGCCAAAATGATAAG GAGAATTGTTGGAGTGGCACATGTTGAGGATTTTGAATCAATCACTGATGCTAGCAAACGAGCAGAATGTGAACGCCGGGCTCTTGAAATGGCAAAGCTGCTTCTCAAGGAAAGGAGAAAATTCCAGGCCATTACTGAAGTTGTTTTAGCCATTCGAAAACTCCAGTGA
- the LOC132177172 gene encoding methylthioribose kinase-like — MAFSEFRPLDEKSLIDYIKAVPSLSSKLGNNLDGLKIKEVGDGNLNFVYIVVGPAGSLVIKQAIPYIRCIGESWPLTKERAYFEALALREHGRLSPEHVPQVYYFDRTMSLIGMRYLEPPHIILRKGLIAGIEYPLLAEHISEYMARTLYFTSLLYRSTTEHKCAVAEFCGNAELCRHTAQVVFSDPYKVSQYNHWTSPYLDRDAEAVREDNVLKIEVAELKSKFGERAQALIHGDLHTSSVMVTFESTQVIDPEFAFYGPMGFDVGAFLGNLILAFFAQDGHADQVNDRKTYKEWILRTIEETWNLFHKKFIALWDEHKDGSGEAYLPSIYNNPELQGLVQKKFMEDLFHDTLGFGAAKMIRRIVGVVNVEDFDSITDASKRADCERRALELAKFLLKERRKFQSITEVVSAIQNLHAI, encoded by the exons ATGGCTTTCTCGGAGTTCAGGCCGCTGGACGAGAAGTCCCTGATTGACTACATAAAGGCCGTGCCTTCCCTCTCCTCTAAGCTTGGCAACAACCTCGATGGCCTCAAGATTAAAGAGGTCGGCGATGGCAACCTCAATTTTGTTTACATCGTCGTCGGTCCGGCCGGTTCTCTCGTCATCAAGCAG GCTATCCCATACATTCGTTGTATAGGGGAATCTTGGCCGTTGACGAAGGAACGAGCATATTTTGAGGCACTGGCACTGAGAGAGCATGGGCGCTTAAGTCCTGAGCATGTGCCTCAAGTTTACTATTTTGATCGTACCATGTCTTTGATTGGCATGCGTTACTTGGAGCCTCCACATATAATCCTGAGAAAAGGGTTGATTGCTGGGATCGAGTACCCCTTGTTGGCTGAACACATCTCAGAATACATGGCAAGGACTCTTTACTTTACATCCCTCCTTTATCGTTCCACCACGGAGCACAAATGTGCTG TTGCTGAATTTTGTGGGAACGCAGAGTTATGCAGGCACACTGCGCAGGTTGTTTTTTCTGACCCGTACAAGGTTTCTCAATATAATCATTGGACTTCCCCTTATCTTGATCGTGATGCTGAGGCTGTTCGGGAGGATAATGTTTTGAAGATTGAAGTTGCTGAGTTGAAATCTAA GTTTGGTGAGAGAGCACAGGCTCTTATACATGGAGATCTCCACACTAGTTCTGTCATGGTTACTTTTGAGTCAACTCAAGTTATAGATCCAGAATTTGCATTCTATGGGCCTATGGGTTTTGACGTTGGAGCATTTCTTGGAAACTtgattttggctttttttgCACAAGATGGACATGCTGATCAAGTGAATGACAGAAAG ACATATAAGGAGTGGATTTTGAGGACGATTGAAGAGACTTGGAATCTTTTCCACAAGAAATTCATTGCACTTTGGGATGAACACAAGGATGGTTCTGGTGAGGCTTATCTTCCTTCAATATATAACAATCCTGAGCTTCAGGGGCTTGTGCAAAAGAAATTTATGGAAGATTTGTTCCATGACACCCTTGGATTTGGTGCTGCCAAAATGATAAG GAGAATTGTTGGAGTGGTAAATGTTGAGGATTTTGATTCAATCACTGATGCCAGCAAACGAGCAGATTGTGAACGCCGGGCTCTTGAGCTGGCAAAGTTTCTTCTCAAGGAAAGGAGAAAATTCCAGTCCATTACTGAAGTTGTTTCAGCCATTCAAAACCTACATGCCATTTGA
- the LOC132178666 gene encoding methylthioribose kinase-like, whose protein sequence is MAFSEFRPLDEKSLIDYIKAVPSLSSKLGNNLDGLKIKEVGDGNLNFVYIVVGPAGSLVIKQAIPYIRCIGESWPLTKERAYFEALALREHGRLSPEHVPQVYYFDRTMSLIGMRYLEPPHIILRKGLIAGIEYPLLAEHISEYMARTLYFTSLLYRSTTEHKCAVAEFCGNAELCRHTAQVVFSDPYKVSQYNHWTSPYLDRDAEAVREDNVLKIEVAELKSKFGERAQALIHGDLHTSSVMVTCESTQVIDPEFAFYGPMGFDVGAFLGNLILAFFAQDGHADQVNDRKTYKEWILRTIEETWNLFHKKFIALWDEHKDGSGEAYLPSIYNNPELQGLVQKKFMEDLFHDTLGFGAAKMIRRIVGVVNVEDFDSITDASKRADCERRALELAKFLLKERRKFQSITEVVSAIQKLHAI, encoded by the exons ATGGCTTTCTCGGAGTTCAGGCCGCTGGACGAGAAGTCCCTGATTGACTACATAAAGGCCGTGCCTTCCCTCTCCTCTAAGCTTGGCAACAACCTCGATGGCCTCAAGATTAAAGAGGTCGGCGATGGCAACCTCAATTTTGTTTACATCGTCGTCGGTCCGGCCGGTTCTCTCGTCATCAAGCAG GCTATCCCATACATTCGTTGTATAGGGGAATCTTGGCCGTTGACGAAGGAACGAGCATATTTTGAGGCACTGGCACTGAGAGAGCATGGGCGCTTAAGTCCTGAGCATGTGCCTCAAGTTTACTATTTTGATCGTACCATGTCTTTGATTGGCATGCGTTACTTGGAGCCTCCACATATAATCCTGAGAAAAGGGTTGATTGCTGGGATCGAGTACCCCTTGTTGGCTGAACACATCTCAGAATACATGGCAAGGACTCTTTACTTTACATCCCTCCTTTATCGTTCCACCACGGAGCACAAATGTGCTG TTGCTGAATTTTGTGGGAACGCAGAGTTATGCAGGCACACTGCGCAGGTTGTTTTTTCTGACCCGTACAAGGTTTCTCAATATAATCATTGGACTTCCCCTTATCTTGATCGTGATGCTGAGGCTGTTCGGGAGGATAATGTTTTGAAGATTGAAGTTGCTGAGTTGAAATCTAA GTTTGGTGAGAGAGCACAGGCTCTTATACATGGAGATCTCCACACTAGTTCTGTCATGGTTACTTGTGAGTCAACTCAAGTTATAGATCCAGAATTTGCATTCTATGGGCCTATGGGTTTTGACGTTGGAGCATTTCTTGGAAACTtgattttggctttttttgCACAAGATGGACATGCTGATCAAGTGAATGACAGAAAG ACATATAAGGAGTGGATTTTGAGGACGATTGAAGAGACTTGGAATCTTTTCCACAAGAAATTCATTGCACTTTGGGATGAACACAAGGATGGTTCTGGTGAGGCTTATCTTCCTTCAATATATAACAATCCTGAGCTTCAGGGGCTTGTGCAAAAGAAATTTATGGAAGATTTGTTCCATGACACCCTTGGATTTGGTGCTGCCAAAATGATAAG GAGAATTGTTGGAGTGGTAAATGTTGAGGATTTTGATTCAATCACTGATGCTAGCAAACGAGCAGATTGTGAACGCCGGGCTCTTGAGCTGGCAAAGTTTCTTCTCAAGGAAAGGAGAAAATTCCAGTCCATTACTGAAGTTGTTTCAGCCATTCAAAAACTACATGCCATTTGA
- the LOC132177173 gene encoding methylthioribose kinase-like isoform X1, whose amino-acid sequence MAFSEFRSLDEKSLIEYIKAEPALSSKLGSNLDDIKIKEVGDGNLNFVYIVVALGGSFVIKQALPYIRCIGESWPMTKERAYFEALALREHGRFSPEHVPEVYHFDRTMSLIGMRYLEPPHIILRKGLIAGTEYPLLTEHISEYMARTLYFTSLLYRSTTEHKRAVAEFCGNVELCRLTEQVVFSDPYKVSQYNRCTSPYLDRDAEAVREDNVLKLEVAELKSKFCERSQALIHGDLHTGSVMVTHESTQVIDPEFAFYGPMGFDIGAFLGNLILAFFAQDGHANQVNDRKTYKEWILRTIEETWNLFHKKLIALWDEHKDGSGEAYLPAIYNNPELQRLVQKKFMEDLFHDTLGFGAAKMIRRIVGVAHVEDFESITDASKRAECERRALEMAKLLLKERRKFQAITEVVLAIRKLQ is encoded by the exons ATGGCTTTTTCGGAGTTCAGGTCGCTGGACGAGAAGTCCCTGATCGAGTACATAAAGGCCGAGCCCGCCCTCTCCTCAAAGCTCGGCAGCAACCTCGACGACATCAAGATCAAGGAGGTCGGAGATGGCAACCTCAATTTCGTCTACATCGTTGTCGCCCTGGGCGGCTCTTTCGTCATCAAGCAG GCCCTCCCATACATACGATGTATAGGGGAATCTTGGCCGATGACAAAGGAACGGGCATATTTTGAGGCACTGGCACTGAGAGAGCATGGTCGATTTAGTCCTGAGCATGTGCCTGAAGTTTATCATTTTGATCGTACTATGTCTTTGATTGGCATGCGGTACTTGGAGCCTCCACATATAATTCTGAGAAAAGGGTTGATTGCTGGGACCGAGTACCCCTTGTTGACAGAACACATCTCGGAATACATGGCAAGGACTCTTTATTTTACATCCCTCCTTTACCGTTCCACCACGGAGCACAAACGTGCTG TTGCTGAATTTTGTGGGAACGTAGAGTTATGCAGGCTCACTGAGCAGGTTGTTTTTTCTGACCCTTACAAGGTTTCTCAATACAACCGTTGCACTTCCCCTTATCTTGATCGTGATGCTGAGGCTGTTCGGGAGGATAATGTTTTGAAGCTTGAAGTTGCTGAGTTGAAATCTAA GTTCTGTGAAAGATCTCAGGCTCTTATACATGGTGATCTCCACACTGGTTCTGTCATGGTTACTCATGAGTCAACTCAAGTTATAGATCCAGAATTTGCATTTTATGGGCCTATGGGTTTTGACATTGGAGCATTTCTTGGAAACttgattttggcattttttgCACAAGATGGACATGCTAATCAAGTAAATGACAGAAAA ACATATAAGGAGTGGATTTTGAGGACAATTGAAGAGACATGGAATCTTTTCCACAAGAAGTTGATTGCACTTTGGGATGAGCACAAGGATGGTTCTGGTGAGGCATATCTTCCCGCAATATATAACAATCCTGAGCTTCAGCGGCTTGTACAAAAGAAATTTATGGAGGATTTGTTCCATGACACCCTTGGATTTGGTGCTGCCAAAATGATAAG GAGAATTGTTGGAGTGGCACATGTTGAGGATTTTGAATCAATCACTGATGCTAGCAAACGAGCAGAATGTGAACGCCGGGCTCTTGAAATGGCAAAGCTGCTTCTCAAGGAAAGGAGAAAATTCCAGGCCATTACTGAAGTTGTTTTAGCCATTCGAAAACTCCAGTGA